A genomic stretch from Balaenoptera musculus isolate JJ_BM4_2016_0621 chromosome 9, mBalMus1.pri.v3, whole genome shotgun sequence includes:
- the LOC118900653 gene encoding LOW QUALITY PROTEIN: putative protein FAM10A4 (The sequence of the model RefSeq protein was modified relative to this genomic sequence to represent the inferred CDS: inserted 1 base in 1 codon; deleted 1 base in 1 codon), producing the protein MVYKALHALTSCSPSLPAITQLCHPPQLSFQVFEGASSLLPRASSPRPPPPDHGPPPNVRELRAFMKMCKQDPSVLHTEEMRFLREWVESMGGKIPPATHKTKLEENTKEEKXSKKAEENIKTDEPSSEESDLEIDNEGVTDPDTDAPQEMGDESAEITEEMMDQANDKKVAATDALNEGELQKAIDLFTDAIKLNPRLAVLCGKRASVFIQLQKPNAAIRDCDRAIEINPDSAQPDKWRAKAHRLLGHWEEAAHDLALPCKLDYDEDASAMLKEVQPRAQEIAEHQRKCEQKREEREVKGRTERVKMAREEHESAPREEEARRLSGAQCGSSPGVCPGGMPGLNEILSDPEVLAAVQDPEVMVAFQDAAQNPGNTSKYQSSSKVMNLISKLSAKFGGQA; encoded by the exons ATGGTCTACAAGGCCCTGCACGCTCTGACTTCCTGCTCCCCCTCTCTGCCAGCCATCACTCAGCTCTGCCACCCGCCCCAGCTCTCCTTCCAGGTCTTTGAAGGCGCCAGCTCACTCCTGCCCCGGGCCT CCTCGCCGCGCCCGCCGCCTCCGGACCATGGACCCCCCCCCAACGTGAGAGAGCTTCGAGCCTTCATGAAAATGTGCAAGCAGGACCCGAGCGTTCTGCACACCGAGGAAATGCGCTTCCTGAGGGAGTGGGTGGAGAGCATGGGGGGTAAAATACCACCTGCTACTCATAAAactaaattggaagaaaataccaaggaagaaa acagtaaGAAGGCGGAGGAAAACATAAAGACAGATGAACCATCAAGTGAGGAAAGTGATCTAGAAATTGACAATGAAGGTGTGACTGACCCAGACACTGATGCCCCTCAAGAAATGGGAGATGAAAGTGCAGAGATAACTGAGGAGATGATGGATCAGGCAAATGATAAAAAAGTAGCTGCCACGGATGCCCTAAATGAGGGTGAACTACAGAAAGCCATTGACTTGTTCACAGATGCCATCAAGCTAAATCCTCGTTTGGCCGTTCTGTGTGGCAAAAGAGCAAGT GTCTTCATCCAATTACAGAAGCCAAATGCTGCCATCCGAGACTGTGACAGAGCTATTGAAATAAATCCTGATTCTGCTCAGCCAGACAAGTGGCGAGCGAAAGCACACAGACTTCTGGGCCATTGGGAAGAAGCTGCCCATGATCTAGCCCTTCCCTGTAAGCTGGATTACGATGAAGATGCGAGTGCAATGCTGAAAGAAGTTCAACCAAGGGCCCAGGAAATTGCTGAACATCAGAGAAAGTGTGAGCAAAAACGTGAAGAGCGAGAGGTCAAAGGAAGAACAGAAAGGGTCAAGATGGCTCGGGAAGAACATGAGAGCGCCCCGAGGGAGGAAGAAGCCAGACGGCTATCAGGGGCTCAGTGTGGCTCTTCTCCAGGTGTCTGTCCTGGCGGAATGCCTGGGCTCAATGAAATTCTCAGTGATCCAGAGGTTCTCGCAGCCGTGCAGGATCCAGAAGTTATGGTGGCCTTCCAGGATGCGGCTCAGAACCCGGGAAATACGTCAAAATATCAGAGCAGCTCAAAGGTTATGAATCTCATCAGTAAATTGTCGGCCAAATTTGGAGGTCAAGCATAA